The following coding sequences lie in one Arachis ipaensis cultivar K30076 chromosome B03, Araip1.1, whole genome shotgun sequence genomic window:
- the LOC107633034 gene encoding photosystem I reaction center subunit II, chloroplastic-like, with amino-acid sequence MVLGLGTGSTIAFVVTKLGHIFSTGQLSNIIGVPSFKHTKEQVCFLGIPLSTSKPSDRAWKQPPAVFFTTAKPQLRFATIRASAAEEKVEAAAPAAEKEEAPVGFTLPELDPNTQSLIFGGSTGGLLRKAQVEEFYVITWDFPKEQIFEMPTGGAAIMRQGPNRLKFARKEQCLTLGSASGVI; translated from the coding sequence ATGGTCCTCGGTCTCGGCACCGGCTCTACCATCGCCTTCGTTGTCACCAAGCTCGGTCATATCTTCTCCACCGGTCAACTCTCCAACATCATCGGCGTTCCTTCCTTCAAGCACACTAAGGAGCAGGTATGCTTCCTCGGAATCCCGCTCTCTACTTCCAAACCCAGTGATCGTGCTTGGAAGCAACCACCCGCAGTGTTCTTCACCACCGCGAAGCCCCAGCTCAGGTTCGCAACCATAAGAGCTTCGGCTGCAGAGGAGAAAGTAGAGGCTGCAGCACCTGCGGCTGAGAAAGAGGAGGCACCAGTGGGGTTCACCCTACCTGAGCTGGATCCAAACACGCAATCCCTAATATTCGGAGGAAGCACTGGAGGGCTATTGAGGAAGGCCCAAGTGGAAGAGTTCTATGTGATAACATGGGATTTTCCGAAAGAACAGATCTTTGAGATGCCCACAGGTGGCGCCGCCATAATGAGGCAGGGTCCGAACCGACTGAAGTTTGCAAGAAAAGAGCAGTGCCTTACACTTGGTTCAGCTTCAGGAGTTATTTAA